TTTTGCAAGACTGATTGATCATTCACAAAACGATAATCGAAAAAGAATATTCATGAGGTTGAATATTATTTCGGTTTTATTCCCTCTAGTATTCTTTAAATATTTTACGGATATAAATATCGAAATGATCCAATACATGGATGGTATTGGTCTAAGGTGGCCATTGCCAGAAATAAAACACATGTTGCCAATAGGTATTTCTTTCTATACCTTTATGGCTATAGGTTACACTATAGATGTTTATAATGAAGAAATAAAAGCGGAAAAGAACATTGGTATATTGGCCTTATTTATTTCATTTTTCCCATTAATTCTTTCTGGACCAATAGAAAGAGCAAAAAACATGATTCCTCAATTTAAATCATTAAATGCTATAGATTTCAATAGTTTATCTCAAGGACTTAGGTTTATTTTATGGGGTTATTTTATGAAATTAGTAGTGGCTGATAGAATTGGGATTTATGTTGATACAATTTTTATTAATTTTCAACAACATAATGGCTCTACAATTATGTTTGCATCGTTTTTGTACCCATTCCAATTATATACTGACTTAGGGGGATATTCTTTAATAGCAATAGGTGTCTCTAAAGTTTTGGGAATAAGTGTAATGCACAACTTTAACCGTCCCTTTTTCGCCTCCAGCATGAGTGAGTTCTGGCGTCGTTGGCACATTTCTCTAATATCTTGGCTTACTGATTATTTATATACACCATTATCATTTTATTTTCGCTCATATAAAGTATGGGGTATCGTTATAGCATTAATGATAACATTCATCATAAGTGGTATTTGGCACGGAGCTGCTATGACGTTTGTTGTTTGGGGACTATTACAAGGAGTGTTCTTGAGTATAGAAGCTCTGTCAAACAATAGTAAAAATGAAATAGAGAAAAAGTATAACCTTAAAAAAAGGATTTGGTATAATATACTTGGTATAACAATCACTTTTGTCCTTTTTGCAGTTTCTCAAATATTTGGGAGGTCAAATAATTTAGAGATGGCTGTAAATATTCTCACAAGAATATTTAGCACTTCAGGGGCTTTATTCATTGGCCCTCCTTCTAATTTTATTTATATTATAGTTGGTTTATTAATGGTTTTATTAAAAGATTTTGCAGATGAGTATTATCCTAGTAAATTTCAATTGTTTGATAATAGTAACAAAATAATCAGAATATTTTCGTTCAGTCTAATATTTATTACCATTCTGATAATTGGTGTATTTGATGGTGGTCAATTTATTTATTTCCAATTTTAGTAGTTTATGTTTAAAAAAATAGTGTCTAACTTATTTTTGTATATCATTGTTATTTTTGTTCTAGATTTTTCAGTTGGTAGTTTTTTGAGGTATTATTATTTTAGTGAGGAGTCTGGGTTGCATTATAGGACTACTTTTTCTTTAGAAGAAACAACTGCTGATATTTTGGTTTTTGGCTCTTCCAGAGCAAATCATCATTATGTCCCAGAAATATTTTTAAATGAGTTTAATATGAGCTATTATAATACAGGTAGAGATGGGAATGGTATATTATATCAAACAGCTGTTCTAAAGTCAATTTTAAAGAGGTATTCTCCTAAAATTATCATATTAGATTTTTATGGCTCATTCGAAGAAAACACAAAGGATTATGACCGACTATCTGCATTATTACCCTATTACAAATCGCATAAAGAAATCAGAAGAATCGTAGAATTAAAAAGCTCTTACGAGAAGATAAAATTGCTTTCACATATTTATCCATATAATTCAATGTTACTAACCATTATGATTGGAAATACTGAATATAATAAAGGCAGAAAACATGATGATAAAGGATATGTTCCACTGTATAAAAAATGGCGTTTACCAATTGAAACTCGAGATTCTATTTTTATTAATCATATTGATTCGAATTTAGTTGATGCTTTTTGTGATTTCATTTCATTATCAAAACAAAGTGGTGCTGAAGTCATTGTTGCTTATTCTCCAATATATATAAAGAATCAATATGATAGCCGAATAGCTTTTGCAAAATCCACATGTGATAGTTTAAATATAGATTTTATTGATTTTTCTAATGATGAAGTGTTTTTGTCCAACGGTTCGTACTTCCAAGACCCTAGTCATCTAAATCATGATGGTGCTCTTTTGTTTTCTAGGCAATTATCATTAATTATGAGAAATAATATTTTAAATAAATAATCTAGTTTAGATATATCATCAATTAAATTATCTAGTGTGTAATCCAAATCAATAGGCACTTTAAGTACTGAGCTGACTTCATGAAGCATTACAATTATTCATTAGCTGATTTTTTTAGAACACTAAGAATATTGAATCTATAATAAAACTAATATTTAAGTAAAGCAACTAAGCATCTACTAGCAGTCTTTCCATCCCAAAGCTCAGGTCGAATGGGTTTTCTATCTTCTTTTAATATCACCAAATATTCTTCCCTAATTCTTTCCACATTATTCCCTACCAATACACTGGCACCACCATGCTCTTTTAAGGTAATGGGACGTTCGGTATTCCATCTTAGTGTTAAGCAAGGTGTGCCTAATATGGTGCATTCTTCTTGTAATCCTCCACTATCCGTAAGCATAATACTGGCATCCATATTTAAGCGTAATAATTCATGGTATCCTAAAGGGTATTGTAATATCATGCGAGGGTGCTGCTCCATCTCTTCCCAAAGTCCAAAATTTTGCAAATTCTTCTTAGTTCTAGGATGAACAGGCCATATCAATTGCATGTCTTGGCAAACTTCATCCAATAGAAATCGTAC
This is a stretch of genomic DNA from Lentimicrobium sp. L6. It encodes these proteins:
- a CDS encoding MBOAT family protein → MRLNIISVLFPLVFFKYFTDINIEMIQYMDGIGLRWPLPEIKHMLPIGISFYTFMAIGYTIDVYNEEIKAEKNIGILALFISFFPLILSGPIERAKNMIPQFKSLNAIDFNSLSQGLRFILWGYFMKLVVADRIGIYVDTIFINFQQHNGSTIMFASFLYPFQLYTDLGGYSLIAIGVSKVLGISVMHNFNRPFFASSMSEFWRRWHISLISWLTDYLYTPLSFYFRSYKVWGIVIALMITFIISGIWHGAAMTFVVWGLLQGVFLSIEALSNNSKNEIEKKYNLKKRIWYNILGITITFVLFAVSQIFGRSNNLEMAVNILTRIFSTSGALFIGPPSNFIYIIVGLLMVLLKDFADEYYPSKFQLFDNSNKIIRIFSFSLIFITILIIGVFDGGQFIYFQF